The Amycolatopsis coloradensis sequence GCGATCCAGGGGATCGGCGCGCTCGAACTCGCGGCGGCGGCGGGTCTGGTGGCCGGGTTCTTCTGGCGGCCGCTCGGGGTCGCGGCGGCGATCGGCCTGGTGGCGTTGCTGATCGGGGCGGCGGTCTCCCACGTGCGGGCGGGCGACGGGATCAAGGACGTCGCCCCGCCGGTCTGGCTCGCGCTGGTCTCGGCGGCGGCCGCCGTCACCGCGATCATTGCCGCTTAGCGCGCGTTTCCTGAGCCGAGTTCGCGGTCGTCGCGCCCAGGAGTGGTTCTGGACTGCCGACAGGAGTCAGCTCGCGCTCTGAGTGTCCACAAGGAACGCTTTCCGGCAACGAAAGTCGGCTTCAAGGCAGGTGCCCGTTTGGCAAAGGGGGTCGTGAGTGGCAAGTAGCGTTCTAACCCTCTTTGCCACTCACGGCCCCTTCGGCAAACCGCGCGAAATCGCTCAACTCGGACACTGACACCTGGGAAAATGTCCCTTATGGACAGTCAGGAAGGCTTCTCTTCGGCCAGTCCCGGCCCGGTCGCCAACTCCAGCACGCCGCGTTGGGAAACACGTCCTAGGCCGCGAGCGTTTCCCGCGCCTGCTCGCGGATGCGTCCGACCACAATGGACCGCCGCCAGGCTCGCGTGACCTCCACCAGCCACGCCGCTTCGGTGGCGATGTCCGGCTCGTCGAGGTAGGTCGCCGGAACGTCGTCGGGGGCGTACCGGCGGCCCGCCTCGGCGGCGACGAGCGCGGCGGCCAAGGCCGCGGCCTCGATCGTCGCGGCGATCCGGGCTTCGGGGATCTTCGCCTCGCGTGCTTCGGCTTCCGCGACCGGCGGGACGTCCGGATCGAAGTAGGGCCGCAGCGCGAGATGGCCGTCCCGGATCTCGATGACCCTGCGGTACAAGGCGAATTCGACGCCACCCGGCATACCGGGGCCCGGATCCAGCGCGATTCCCGGGACGGCTTCGCGCAGCGCGGCCCACAGCGGTTCGATCCGGCGATACGTCCGGTACGCGCCGATCAGCCGGAACGGCGTGGCCAGCGCGGGGCCCCACACGCTGAGCGTCGCGCCCGCCCCGGCGAGCCCGACGCTCAGCGCCGCCAGGATCGCCGAGAACGTGTCCTCACCGGCGTCGACCGCACCGGTGGTGGCGAGGATGTAGATGTCGTCGACGTCCCAGAATGTCCAGCCCAGCGCGGAAACCCCGCCACCGACGAGCAGCCACAGCCCGATGCGAAGCGGACCGGGATCGGCATGACGCGCGAAACGGGCGAAGACGATGGAGAAGGTCAGCAGGCTGATCAGGCCGTAGACGAGGAAAAGGGCGTTGTACGCGACGAACCAGCCGAGCCTGCCCGGACCGGCTGCGGTGTGGTCGCCTACCCGGTAGCTGTCGGACAGGAAGAAGAGCGCGGTTTCGGCGACCACCACGGCCCAGGAAAGCACCGCGTGCCACCCGATCCGCTTGCCCTCCCCCAGTTTCAGCGAGCGCGCGAACGCGACCGCGAAGGCCATCGCGCCGATCTTGAGCAGGTCCGCCCCGAGGTTCAGGAGGCTGCCCATGGGTTCTTCCACGCCGACGGCGTTCTCCATGGCCGGGGTGAGCAGCATGATGCCGCCCGCGATGCACATCCCGAAGGCGGAGAGGAACCACATCCGCCGCGCCGGCTGGGTGTGGCGGGCCTGGATCAGCTTGTAGCCGAAGCCCGCGAAAGCCACTACGCAGCAGAAGTACGCGATGGTTTCGGTCACGGCAGGCGCCGTTTCCGGCTGCCGAAGAGGTCGTCGACCCTCGCCATCCCGCCGGCGAGATCGCTCCCGCTCTCGTCGGGACGCGCGGCGCCGCGCATCACGGTCCGCGCGACACGGTGCGCGAGGAGGCTGGCGAGCAGTTCGGCCTCCTGCTCCTCGACGGCGCTGTAGCTCGTGCGGCCGAGGACACGGCGGACGAGTTCGGGTGACAGGTTCGGCATGAGGGTCTTTCCCGCGGCGGCGTCGAGCACGATCCCGTCGGCCCCGGCGTCCGAGCCGACGTGGCCGCACAAGAGGTGGCCGACCTCGTGCAGCAGGATGTGCCGCCGGTGCAGCGCGGTGGTGTTGGTCGGATACAGGATGTAGTCCGCGCGTTCCGTGCTCATCAGCAGCCCGCACGGGCCGCTGGAAGGAACGCTGACCTGCATCAATTCGATGGGGCGGCCGCGTTCGGCCGCCAGGTCCGCGACGAAGGACTCGGCGTCGAAGGGTTCGGGAAGGGTGACGCCGTCGGCGAGACTCCGGCAGCGGCGCCACAACTCCTTACGACGGCGGTCCACTCACGACTCCTTCTTCGGGCCGCCCCGTCCGGATTCCCTGCGGGCGATCGCGTCGATCATGTCGCTGATGGTGTCGAGTCCGTCGGGGGAAAGCGTTACGGCCCGCAGCGCGACGTCGCGCACACCGGCGTCGCGAAGGGCGCCGAGGAGCGCGAGTTCCTCGGCGATCTTGGCGCTCTGCTCGTCGTCGAAGAAGTACGCCGGCGAGACGCCGAAGAACTGCGCGAGCGCCTCGAGATGGCGTTTCGTCGGATTGTCGCGACGCCCCGTGCGCAACTGCCACAGGTACGTCGTCGAGAAGCTCTCGCCGGTCGCCTCGCGGCAGGCCTTGGCGACCTCCTCGTGGCTGTACGGCTCGCGATCGGGTCTCAGCACGATCTGGAACAGCTTGTCGATCTTCTCGGCGAGCGTCGTCTTACCGGGCTCGGTCGCGGCCACCATCCCACTCCCTACATGTCGTGCCCGTTCATGCTAGTTGACGCGACGCCCACGGCGTACACGACAGTTTTCACCTCGCGCGCGGCTTCGGCTGGCACCGCGGGCAGGAGAACGACGAACGGTTCATGAAGGGGTCGCGCCGGATGGCCGTCCCGCATCGGCCACAGGGCAGTCCTTCCTGGCCGTAGGCGTCGAGCGACCGGTCGAAGTAGCCGGATTCGCCGTTGATGTTGACGTAAAGCGCGTCGAACGACGTCCCGCCGGCGACCAGCGCCTGGGCCATCACGTCACTGGCGGCGGTGAGCACGGCGCGGCCGTGGGCGGTGGTGAGCCTGTCGGTCGGGCGGGCCCAGTGGAGCTTGGACCGCCAGAGCGCTTCGTCGGCGTAGATGTTGCCGATCCCGGAGACGAGTGTCTGGTCGAGCAGGGCGCGTTTGAGCTCGGTCCGCCTCGACCGCAGCGCGCGGACGGCCTGATCGAGATCGAACCGCGGATCCATCGGATCGCGGGCGATATGCGCGATCGTGCCCGGCAAGGCCGTCCCGTCGACCTCGGTGAGTTCCGCGAGCGCGAGCCCTCCGAAGGTCCGCTGGTCGACGAAGCGCAACTCCGGGCCGTTGTCGGCGAAGCGGAACCGCACGCGAAGGTGCTTCTCGTCGGGTGCGTCATCGGACTGGACGAGCATCTGGCCGCTCATGCCGAGATGCGCGAGCATGGCCTGGCCGTCGGAGAGCTCCAGCCACAGATACTTGCCGCGGCGGCGGGCGGCGGTGATCTTCACACCGGAAAGCCGTCCGCTGAAGTCCTCGGCGCCGAGTTCGTGGCGGCGGATCGCGCGGGCGTGGAGAACTTCGACCTCGGAGATCGTC is a genomic window containing:
- the mutM gene encoding bifunctional DNA-formamidopyrimidine glycosylase/DNA-(apurinic or apyrimidinic site) lyase, with amino-acid sequence MPELPEVEVVRAGLEAHVSGRTISEVEVLHARAIRRHELGAEDFSGRLSGVKITAARRRGKYLWLELSDGQAMLAHLGMSGQMLVQSDDAPDEKHLRVRFRFADNGPELRFVDQRTFGGLALAELTEVDGTALPGTIAHIARDPMDPRFDLDQAVRALRSRRTELKRALLDQTLVSGIGNIYADEALWRSKLHWARPTDRLTTAHGRAVLTAASDVMAQALVAGGTSFDALYVNINGESGYFDRSLDAYGQEGLPCGRCGTAIRRDPFMNRSSFSCPRCQPKPRAR
- a CDS encoding DoxX family protein yields the protein MAVTHVVLSVLLAAIFAVLGVAKVLRQPALVSRTERLGFSVRAIQGIGALELAAAAGLVAGFFWRPLGVAAAIGLVALLIGAAVSHVRAGDGIKDVAPPVWLALVSAAAAVTAIIAA
- a CDS encoding helix-turn-helix domain-containing protein, coding for MVAATEPGKTTLAEKIDKLFQIVLRPDREPYSHEEVAKACREATGESFSTTYLWQLRTGRRDNPTKRHLEALAQFFGVSPAYFFDDEQSAKIAEELALLGALRDAGVRDVALRAVTLSPDGLDTISDMIDAIARRESGRGGPKKES
- a CDS encoding MAB_1171c family putative transporter — encoded protein: MTETIAYFCCVVAFAGFGYKLIQARHTQPARRMWFLSAFGMCIAGGIMLLTPAMENAVGVEEPMGSLLNLGADLLKIGAMAFAVAFARSLKLGEGKRIGWHAVLSWAVVVAETALFFLSDSYRVGDHTAAGPGRLGWFVAYNALFLVYGLISLLTFSIVFARFARHADPGPLRIGLWLLVGGGVSALGWTFWDVDDIYILATTGAVDAGEDTFSAILAALSVGLAGAGATLSVWGPALATPFRLIGAYRTYRRIEPLWAALREAVPGIALDPGPGMPGGVEFALYRRVIEIRDGHLALRPYFDPDVPPVAEAEAREAKIPEARIAATIEAAALAAALVAAEAGRRYAPDDVPATYLDEPDIATEAAWLVEVTRAWRRSIVVGRIREQARETLAA